One window from the genome of Bufo bufo chromosome 4, aBufBuf1.1, whole genome shotgun sequence encodes:
- the LOC120999588 gene encoding heme-binding protein 2-like → MEDFELRRYEETHWVTTSLKQDPFNMGMVTSFSRLFMYINGKNAEGLKMNMTVPVMVYMPLKQPLAGSATMSFFVPHEVKKPPTPTDPEVYLDTYPAVSLYVKTFEGYASNVMYVEQAKALAQNLAALGLQFDYTYFVRAGYNSPLEFFSRHNEVWYMAKSPQQWEFLDLSAAQPWM, encoded by the exons ATGGAG GATTTTGAACTTCGTCGCTATGAGGAAACTCATTGGGTGACAACTTCACTAAAACAGGACCCTTTTAACATGGGGATGGTGACTAGCTTCAGTCGTCTGTTTATGTATATCAATGGGAAGAATGCTGAAG GGCTGAAGATGAATATGACAGTACCGGTGATGGTATACATGCCATTAAAGCAACCACTTGCTGGTAGTGCCACTATGTCCTTCTTTGTACCACATGAAGTGAAGAAACCTCCGACACCTACAGACCCTGAAGTTTACCTGGATACATATCCTGCAGTTTCTCTATATGTTAA GACTTTTGAAGGATATGCCTCTAACGTTATGTATGTCGAGCAAGCTAAAGCCCTAGCACAGAACCTGGCTGCCCTTGGTCTGCAGTTTGATTATACATACTTTGTACGTGCTGGATACAATTCTCCTTTAGAATTTTTCAGCCGCCACAATGAAGTGTGGTACATGGCAAAGTCCCCTCAGCAGTGGGAATTTCTTGATCTTTCTGCTGCTCAGCCCTGGATGTGA